A genomic window from Fibrobacterota bacterium includes:
- the ltrA gene encoding group II intron reverse transcriptase/maturase: MHRDGGYMSTNLEQIAEMSRQDPRMRFTSLAHYLTPQMLRSSYEQLNRKGAPGVDCVTMEEFGQNLDDNIEALWLELRSGKYRAMSVRRAWIPKDGGKLRPLGIPSVRDRVVQKALHTILSTVFEPCFLDMSYGYRPGLSAHDALDRLGKLVNRSGTCIIVDADIEGFFDAVNHEWLRKFLEDRISDRTILRLVGKFLNAGVMDNGVHVATEDGVPQGGPLSPLLANIYLHYVLDLWFDRRVRKACEDESFLVRYADDFVAGFAHRGDAESFLVELRQRLSDFGLKLSEAKTKLVDFGPRSPRNGEGPGPSDKPRTFDFLGFTHYMRRRPKTGKLRCEVKPSGKRRNRFLLKVKEFLTEIREASLRWQSKRLSVRLRGWYQYFGRRHCLSTLMQVKWHVERIWISVLRRRSDRHHLYWWRVKNTRWFVSLPEPSLR; encoded by the coding sequence ATACACAGAGATGGAGGCTACATGTCCACGAACCTTGAGCAGATCGCCGAGATGTCGAGACAAGATCCGCGCATGCGATTCACGTCGCTGGCGCACTACCTGACCCCGCAGATGTTGCGGAGTTCGTACGAGCAATTGAACCGCAAAGGAGCGCCCGGCGTCGACTGTGTGACGATGGAGGAGTTCGGACAGAATCTGGACGATAACATCGAAGCGCTGTGGCTGGAGCTGCGCAGCGGGAAGTATCGAGCGATGAGCGTGCGGCGCGCGTGGATTCCCAAGGATGGAGGCAAGCTCCGGCCGTTGGGGATTCCGAGCGTGCGCGACCGGGTGGTGCAGAAGGCGCTTCATACGATTCTGTCGACAGTGTTCGAGCCGTGTTTTCTCGACATGTCGTACGGGTATCGCCCGGGCCTTTCGGCCCACGATGCCCTGGATCGCTTGGGGAAGTTGGTGAATCGAAGCGGCACGTGCATTATCGTGGATGCGGACATTGAGGGTTTCTTCGATGCGGTCAACCACGAATGGCTTCGGAAATTTCTGGAAGATCGGATTTCCGATCGGACGATCCTGCGTCTTGTGGGAAAGTTTCTGAATGCCGGTGTGATGGACAATGGGGTCCATGTTGCGACGGAAGACGGAGTGCCGCAAGGCGGGCCGTTGTCGCCGCTTTTGGCCAACATCTATCTGCACTACGTGCTGGATCTATGGTTTGATCGTAGAGTCCGGAAGGCTTGTGAAGACGAGAGCTTTCTGGTGCGCTACGCTGACGATTTCGTGGCCGGGTTCGCCCATCGAGGTGATGCCGAAAGCTTTCTGGTGGAGCTGCGCCAGCGACTTTCGGACTTCGGACTGAAATTGTCAGAGGCCAAGACGAAACTTGTGGACTTTGGCCCCAGATCTCCCCGCAACGGGGAAGGTCCAGGGCCGTCGGACAAGCCACGGACATTCGACTTTCTGGGTTTCACGCATTACATGCGACGCCGTCCGAAGACGGGGAAGCTGAGATGCGAGGTGAAGCCCAGCGGGAAGCGTCGCAACCGCTTTTTGCTGAAGGTGAAGGAGTTTCTGACGGAGATCCGGGAAGCCTCATTGCGGTGGCAGTCAAAGCGGCTGTCGGTACGTCTACGAGGTTGGTACCAGTATTTCGGCCGTCGGCATTGTCTCTCCACGCTGATGCAGGTGAAGTGGCACGTCGAGCGCATTTGGATCAGCGTCCTGCGCCGCCGTAGCGACCGGCATCACCTTTATTGGTGGCGCGTGAAGAATACCCGATGGTTTGTGAGTCTACCTGAGCCCAGCTTGCGCTGA
- a CDS encoding TIGR02147 family protein: MDRIESYTDYRKFLQDFYEDRKKRSPSFSHRQFCQKAGLGSPSFLREVIDGKRNLTDTSIAQFVKGLELVDRDAAFFGALVRFNQAVDPPSKQTFLETMRGLRRKVPVELVPLDRYDYYSNWYLPVLRELAIQRDWGEDWTALARSVRPRIRKGQAREGIALLEKLGFLERDGKRWKQTDPAISSGGEVDSMAVRAGNREYARLGHEAIDAIVPTQRDISTMVMGLPAAAFPVIKQEMREFKDRLVRIAQDFGQDGDQVYAMNLQFFPLCQNPSEEEP, from the coding sequence GTGGACAGGATCGAATCGTACACGGATTACCGGAAGTTTCTTCAGGACTTCTACGAGGACCGCAAAAAGCGGAGTCCGTCGTTCAGCCATCGCCAGTTCTGCCAGAAGGCGGGGCTCGGGTCGCCGTCGTTCTTGCGGGAAGTCATCGATGGCAAGCGCAACCTCACGGACACGTCCATCGCCCAGTTCGTGAAAGGGCTGGAACTGGTGGATCGCGACGCGGCGTTTTTCGGGGCGCTGGTGCGCTTCAACCAGGCGGTGGATCCTCCGTCCAAGCAGACCTTCCTGGAGACCATGCGAGGCCTGCGCCGCAAGGTGCCGGTGGAGTTGGTGCCGCTCGACCGTTACGACTATTACTCCAACTGGTATCTGCCTGTGCTGCGGGAGCTGGCCATCCAGCGCGATTGGGGAGAGGATTGGACGGCCCTGGCCCGATCGGTGCGTCCGCGCATCCGCAAAGGCCAGGCGCGCGAAGGGATCGCGCTCCTGGAAAAACTCGGTTTCCTCGAGCGTGACGGAAAACGTTGGAAGCAGACAGATCCCGCCATCAGTTCCGGAGGCGAGGTCGATTCGATGGCGGTGCGGGCGGGCAATCGCGAATACGCGCGCTTGGGTCACGAGGCGATCGATGCCATCGTTCCCACCCAGCGCGACATCTCCACGATGGTCATGGGATTGCCCGCTGCGGCCTTCCCCGTCATCAAGCAGGAAATGCGGGAGTTCAAGGATCGCCTGGTGCGCATTGCCCAGGACTTCGGACAGGACGGCGACCAGGTGTACGCGATGAATCTGCAGTTCTTCCCACTATGTCAGAATCCGTCGGAGGAGGAGCCATGA
- a CDS encoding SRPBCC domain-containing protein, with amino-acid sequence MTRLHFTITIQAPKAKVWNTMLGDSTYRVWTEAFSAGSHYVGDWSQGSKILFLGPDPDTGKVGGMVSRIKENRLHEYLSIEHLGMVLDGQEDTTSEAVKEWKGAQENYAFKDIHGATEVSIELDTSEDFKEMFEDMWPKALQKLKELAEQ; translated from the coding sequence GTGACCAGATTGCACTTTACCATCACGATCCAGGCTCCGAAGGCGAAGGTCTGGAACACCATGTTGGGCGACTCCACCTATCGGGTTTGGACCGAGGCGTTCAGTGCGGGCTCTCACTACGTGGGCGATTGGAGCCAAGGAAGCAAAATCCTGTTCCTGGGGCCTGATCCGGATACGGGCAAGGTGGGAGGCATGGTCAGCCGCATCAAGGAAAACCGCCTCCACGAATACCTCTCGATCGAACATCTCGGCATGGTCCTGGACGGCCAGGAAGACACGACCAGCGAGGCGGTCAAGGAATGGAAAGGCGCGCAGGAGAATTACGCATTCAAGGACATCCATGGCGCCACGGAAGTATCGATCGAACTCGATACCTCCGAAGATTTCAAGGAGATGTTCGAGGACATGTGGCCCAAGGCGCTCCAGAAGCTCAAGGAGCTCGCGGAGCAGTGA
- a CDS encoding ankyrin repeat domain-containing protein yields the protein MERQPVSPLFHQAWFGSLDGFLPHFQPEFANAKEEGCPLLMVAIAHRQFEIAKFLLEHGADSNQVNPDGQNALHLAAMFQDLELATRLLEGGCDLHRRDKWGNNPMWVAVFHCKGRYYEMVELFLKHSPDVRTKNRAGRSPYDFALQVNNERLIALLDTLPSAMA from the coding sequence ATGGAACGCCAGCCAGTCTCCCCGCTTTTCCATCAAGCCTGGTTCGGCTCGTTGGATGGATTCTTGCCTCATTTCCAGCCGGAGTTTGCGAACGCCAAAGAGGAAGGTTGTCCGCTCCTGATGGTGGCCATCGCACACCGACAATTCGAAATCGCCAAGTTCCTCCTGGAGCATGGCGCCGATTCGAACCAGGTCAATCCCGACGGCCAAAATGCTCTGCACCTCGCCGCGATGTTCCAGGACCTCGAGCTCGCGACCCGCCTGCTCGAAGGTGGTTGCGATCTCCATCGTCGCGACAAATGGGGGAACAATCCCATGTGGGTGGCGGTCTTCCACTGCAAGGGGCGTTACTACGAGATGGTGGAACTCTTCCTGAAGCACTCCCCGGACGTCCGCACGAAAAACCGCGCAGGCAGATCCCCCTACGACTTCGCTCTCCAGGTCAACAACGAGCGCCTGATCGCCCTCCTGGACACGCTTCCTTCCGCGATGGCATGA
- a CDS encoding ankyrin repeat domain-containing protein produces MNSRMCNDASGCQRIGVGLYLVLLLLPMATVEALSLSLGQYERRVDRTDRSEVPPLDGILAEAEKGDVEGVAREIAKGQSIERRSDTGRTTIEYIHGETETTPFGGRTPLLVAVANGHREVVKLLLARGAKADAKDAEGNDPLLIATKAGHAGMVSDLLATTKGDLSFALRAALETGRPDIADTLVAHGAPLSKSRGEILELAARKDQPVSIRWLLGHGASKDRVDKYGASALMHALYAKSKDAANVLLDSGAKVDIATKNGITPLHLAANLGDSAILSRILSRVRKVDRGDEDGTTALMFAVSEGHLSAVKMLVQRGANSSARRKTYPVQIGLERVGPGGPRAMVSSHTEEGGGEYVLELARTGEMFEYLENVIDPTLAVKKKQREEKLKALALANEAKTRSPGTILDSIRHHVGEFQLLYDKHRRERPKLDGNIEIEFTIASSGLVIDSTVFTSIERDSAFAKELKDLVRRVRFRPVTRDTQSVVNAFHLDFRPNDLDKYWCTYGDKSDRVALEKAYRDSFLKGGAIGRGSLTEFKYDADGKIYASLKGAVTLSGEGMKYGYVNELPGDSLPAGIVRHSKPKGPGSIWRFRGSAQISRYDHFVQRGSLPLTFVLVEGIGLVHAYGNGYAVGKHGVLTDFDGNCADKGADTSSAPGLEVFLQGLAKERSPR; encoded by the coding sequence ATGAATTCGAGAATGTGCAACGATGCTTCAGGGTGCCAGCGGATTGGCGTGGGCTTGTACTTGGTCTTGCTTCTGCTCCCCATGGCCACAGTCGAGGCGCTGAGCCTTTCGCTGGGTCAATACGAGCGCAGGGTCGACAGGACGGATCGTTCCGAGGTCCCGCCTCTGGACGGCATCCTGGCGGAAGCGGAAAAAGGCGATGTGGAAGGGGTCGCCCGGGAGATCGCAAAAGGACAGTCCATCGAGCGGCGCTCCGATACCGGACGCACAACCATCGAATACATCCATGGCGAAACCGAAACGACTCCGTTCGGGGGGCGGACTCCTCTTTTGGTGGCCGTGGCCAATGGACATCGCGAAGTGGTGAAACTTCTGCTGGCGCGAGGGGCCAAGGCCGACGCGAAGGATGCGGAAGGAAACGATCCGCTCCTGATCGCGACGAAAGCAGGCCACGCGGGAATGGTCTCGGATCTGCTGGCCACCACGAAAGGGGATCTCTCCTTCGCTCTGAGGGCGGCCTTGGAAACCGGTCGACCCGACATCGCGGATACTCTGGTGGCGCATGGAGCGCCCCTGTCCAAATCGAGGGGGGAAATCTTGGAGCTGGCGGCGAGGAAGGACCAACCGGTGAGCATTCGTTGGCTTCTTGGCCATGGAGCATCGAAGGATCGGGTGGACAAATACGGAGCCTCGGCCTTGATGCATGCACTCTACGCCAAATCGAAGGATGCGGCGAATGTCCTGCTGGATTCCGGCGCGAAGGTGGATATTGCGACAAAAAATGGCATCACACCGCTGCACTTGGCAGCGAATCTGGGCGACTCCGCGATTTTGTCCCGCATCCTTTCGCGGGTTCGGAAGGTGGACAGGGGCGACGAAGATGGCACGACGGCGTTGATGTTCGCCGTTTCGGAAGGACATCTTTCGGCGGTGAAGATGCTGGTCCAGCGTGGTGCGAATTCCTCCGCACGCCGCAAAACCTATCCGGTGCAGATCGGGCTGGAGCGGGTCGGCCCCGGCGGCCCCAGGGCCATGGTATCCTCCCACACCGAGGAGGGGGGCGGTGAATACGTATTGGAGCTGGCGAGAACCGGAGAGATGTTCGAGTACCTGGAGAATGTGATCGACCCGACGCTTGCGGTCAAAAAGAAACAGCGAGAGGAGAAGCTCAAGGCCCTGGCCTTGGCGAACGAGGCGAAGACCCGCAGTCCGGGAACCATCCTCGATTCCATCCGCCATCACGTCGGGGAATTCCAGCTCCTCTACGACAAGCATCGTCGCGAGCGTCCCAAGCTGGACGGAAACATCGAGATCGAATTCACCATCGCATCCTCCGGTCTGGTCATCGACAGCACCGTCTTCACCTCCATCGAGAGGGACTCCGCCTTCGCCAAGGAACTCAAGGATCTGGTTCGTCGGGTGAGGTTCCGCCCGGTCACGCGTGACACCCAATCCGTGGTCAACGCGTTCCATCTGGATTTTCGCCCCAATGATCTGGACAAGTATTGGTGCACCTACGGGGACAAGTCCGATCGCGTCGCGTTGGAAAAGGCCTACAGGGATTCCTTCCTGAAGGGAGGGGCAATTGGAAGAGGGAGCCTGACGGAATTCAAGTACGATGCCGACGGCAAGATCTACGCATCCCTGAAGGGAGCAGTGACCTTAAGCGGAGAGGGAATGAAATACGGCTACGTGAATGAGTTGCCTGGTGACAGTCTCCCTGCGGGCATCGTGAGACACTCCAAGCCCAAAGGGCCCGGATCCATCTGGAGATTCCGAGGTTCCGCCCAAATATCCCGTTACGACCACTTCGTCCAGCGGGGATCCCTTCCGCTGACCTTCGTCCTGGTCGAAGGAATCGGATTGGTGCACGCCTACGGCAATGGATACGCGGTGGGTAAGCATGGCGTTCTGACAGATTTCGACGGAAACTGCGCAGACAAGGGGGCGGACACCTCGAGCGCTCCCGGTTTGGAGGTTTTCCTGCAGGGGCTCGCGAAGGAACGATCCCCTCGATGA
- a CDS encoding glycoside hydrolase family 16 protein, with translation MRSLWILSFLAASAFAAPKYDLVWSDEFDYTGLPNAAKWYYDVGGWGWGNSELQFYKKENSRNTWVDSGALKITVRREDTTYTDWRGENSSNPLSSARINTYDRQHWTYGKFEARMKLPKGAGMWPAFWVVPPAGSPYGQWPACGEIDILESYGGEPWVIHGSVHTKNRYGGTSLNNYAVVDHVTDSFHVYTLDWKPDTIAISVDGNEYFRYINPHTGSADWPFDQPAFLILNVAVNGVWENVDTTALPQSLVVDYVRVYQMSDPPLGRRSRAEATAQVRNGRLSLPGMEQGTVRLVDLHGKLRATLAVRSQSAELPALPPGIYALHAPQSAQASGLVQILP, from the coding sequence ATGCGATCACTTTGGATCCTCTCGTTTCTGGCCGCTTCGGCGTTTGCCGCACCGAAATACGATCTCGTTTGGAGCGACGAGTTCGATTACACCGGACTTCCGAATGCGGCGAAGTGGTACTACGACGTCGGCGGATGGGGATGGGGCAACAGCGAGTTGCAGTTCTACAAGAAGGAGAACTCCAGGAACACCTGGGTCGACAGCGGTGCGCTGAAGATCACGGTGCGCCGCGAAGACACCACCTACACGGATTGGCGCGGCGAAAACAGCTCCAATCCCTTGAGCTCCGCGCGAATCAACACCTACGATCGGCAGCATTGGACCTACGGAAAATTCGAGGCGCGGATGAAGTTGCCGAAGGGGGCCGGAATGTGGCCGGCGTTCTGGGTGGTTCCTCCGGCAGGAAGCCCCTACGGGCAATGGCCCGCCTGCGGTGAAATCGACATCCTGGAAAGCTATGGCGGCGAGCCTTGGGTGATCCATGGATCGGTCCACACAAAGAACCGCTACGGTGGAACAAGCCTCAACAACTACGCCGTGGTGGATCATGTCACGGACAGCTTCCATGTCTACACCCTCGACTGGAAACCCGACACCATCGCCATCTCGGTGGATGGCAACGAGTACTTCCGTTACATCAATCCCCATACGGGATCCGCCGACTGGCCCTTCGACCAACCGGCCTTCCTGATCTTGAACGTCGCGGTCAACGGGGTCTGGGAGAATGTCGATACCACGGCCTTGCCCCAGAGTCTGGTGGTCGACTACGTGCGGGTGTACCAGATGTCGGACCCGCCTTTGGGGAGGCGCTCGCGTGCGGAAGCGACGGCGCAGGTACGCAATGGCCGCTTGAGCCTGCCGGGCATGGAGCAGGGCACCGTCCGATTGGTGGACCTGCACGGAAAGCTGCGCGCCACGCTGGCGGTGCGCAGCCAAAGTGCGGAACTTCCTGCTCTTCCCCCGGGCATCTACGCCCTCCACGCTCCGCAAAGCGCGCAGGCTTCCGGTCTCGTACAAATTCTGCCGTAA
- a CDS encoding methyltransferase domain-containing protein gives MKPSRRTEKFWDMLSGKTDAIAQKFAQTYAQSVERTRKYLRATDTVLDFACGTGLICSEIASDVKLVRAIDISSKMLEIAGHKARDRKLENITFEKTDLWGGAFGAQEFDVILAFNILHLVRDSDAVLGRLAELLKPGGYLITSTECAGENRRSSLNLLVWLLIKLGLVPYMRFYTTPEIERQIQAAGFRIVEVHSFWNHRQPNHFVVAQKRV, from the coding sequence ATGAAACCGAGCCGTCGAACCGAGAAATTCTGGGACATGCTCTCCGGCAAGACGGATGCGATCGCCCAGAAGTTCGCGCAGACCTACGCCCAGTCCGTGGAGCGAACCCGCAAGTACCTACGCGCCACCGATACGGTCCTGGATTTCGCCTGTGGGACCGGCTTGATCTGCAGCGAGATCGCCTCGGATGTCAAGCTGGTGCGCGCCATCGACATCTCCTCCAAAATGTTGGAGATCGCAGGTCACAAGGCACGTGATCGCAAGCTCGAAAACATCACCTTCGAAAAAACGGATCTCTGGGGAGGAGCGTTCGGCGCACAGGAATTCGATGTGATCTTGGCCTTCAATATCCTCCATTTGGTGCGGGATTCCGACGCTGTTCTGGGGCGGTTGGCCGAGCTGTTGAAGCCCGGAGGGTATCTGATCACCTCCACCGAATGCGCGGGAGAGAACCGAAGGTCGTCGCTCAACCTCCTGGTTTGGCTCCTGATCAAATTGGGGCTGGTTCCCTACATGCGATTCTACACCACGCCGGAAATCGAACGCCAAATCCAGGCCGCCGGCTTCCGGATCGTGGAGGTGCACAGTTTCTGGAATCATCGCCAACCCAACCACTTCGTGGTGGCGCAGAAGCGAGTCTAG
- a CDS encoding GNAT family N-acetyltransferase, giving the protein MEIVKVVEDKKRFLDLLLLGDEQESMIDLYLPQGDLFALYDGDLKSVCVVVAVDREVCELKNLATYPASQGKGYARSLIRFVADLYQGTYRTMLVGTGETPRILSFYESCGFVCSHRVANFFTDHYDHPMFEDGIQLVDMVYLKMDLHPPRHH; this is encoded by the coding sequence TTGGAAATCGTGAAGGTCGTCGAGGACAAGAAGCGATTCCTCGATCTGCTCTTGTTGGGCGACGAACAGGAAAGCATGATCGACCTCTACCTGCCGCAAGGGGATCTGTTCGCCCTCTACGATGGGGATCTGAAAAGCGTGTGCGTGGTGGTGGCCGTCGATCGTGAGGTCTGCGAGCTGAAGAATCTCGCGACCTATCCGGCTTCCCAGGGCAAGGGCTACGCCCGATCCTTGATCCGATTCGTCGCCGATCTCTACCAGGGCACCTACCGGACCATGCTGGTGGGCACCGGAGAAACACCCCGGATCTTGTCTTTCTACGAAAGCTGTGGATTCGTGTGTTCGCACCGCGTGGCGAATTTCTTCACCGACCACTACGACCACCCCATGTTCGAGGATGGGATCCAACTGGTCGACATGGTCTACCTCAAGATGGACCTCCACCCACCGCGCCATCATTGA
- a CDS encoding GrpB family protein, whose protein sequence is MRMRTLELLHHNPKWADLFKAEEDLLRFVLGDVVVGIHHVGSTSVIGLMAKPIIDILLEVKAHEVLDSRGDGLIANGYTPKGEFGIPGRRFFVKGGENPTHHVHAFVEGDANIDRHLAFRDYLRGNPDVAKQYQEVKQHALAACGNDIGKYCELKNDFIQSAEAAALRLGSASRRNNGGGIRNG, encoded by the coding sequence ATCCGCATGAGAACGCTCGAACTCCTCCATCACAACCCGAAATGGGCGGATCTGTTCAAAGCCGAAGAGGACCTGCTCAGGTTTGTCCTCGGGGATGTTGTGGTTGGAATTCATCACGTTGGAAGCACGTCGGTCATTGGCCTGATGGCAAAACCGATCATCGACATCCTGCTGGAAGTCAAAGCGCATGAAGTTCTGGACTCAAGAGGCGACGGACTCATCGCGAACGGCTATACGCCAAAAGGTGAATTTGGGATCCCTGGGAGGCGGTTCTTCGTGAAGGGTGGCGAGAACCCAACTCACCATGTTCATGCGTTTGTTGAGGGTGACGCGAACATCGACCGGCACTTGGCGTTTCGGGATTACTTGCGCGGCAATCCCGATGTGGCCAAGCAATATCAGGAGGTCAAGCAGCACGCTCTGGCGGCTTGCGGCAATGACATCGGCAAATATTGTGAACTGAAGAATGATTTCATTCAGTCTGCAGAGGCTGCCGCTCTACGCCTTGGCTCGGCAAGCCGCAGAAACAATGGCGGAGGAATCCGAAATGGCTGA
- a CDS encoding PKD domain-containing protein encodes MNPRHVLQVLLAVALSASVRGYAAPVNLSGTIYDNDTKPMPGVVVSLALGGLKDTTGADGKWSLVGGGTSQLAPKTAQPLAKWTGSQLHLDLAAPALVEMDAYDARGARLGRVAQLMVEAGPRDIPVMASRSLGAHWLLLTIDGRRQVLSTGGLATIPQQALPGALRSAATDSVEQIVYTLQGQLIATDTVKNLIQSGLEKWIQEFSVSGTVLADTGVNVDSVFAWFDGGRMTGMQRARMGYNKANLAYSGRLYTVKSFTVVHNFRVWLNVMANGNRKTGVSDTVDFSSDFGDINFIPKFSVGNALPAGDIAGPSTGLVNTEIEYSANLTKADEKIAHTEWDLDDGNGFRAGGTQQKAKWLKPGTYTVKAKLTDIDSNVTTFSKSVTIANSPTIISGLRDTTITPGDIVTFSLNLSDPDGVAKVLWDFGDGVQDSTFGGTTHQLSHNFLGADTIKVGTTRIYQVQVKVFDNLGAIASMSGVVAVTNDRPVVSVRDTTGKADELITFRATTADRGRIVMIEWSVNGTTFIPGGKDTTLKMPSTATGDFLLYVRATDEDGNPSKVDTVKVAMENSFTDSRDGQRYKVVKIGTQTWMAQSLAFSDEGKLGLCPGGTQAGCDKYGRLYTWPEAMAIAKGFDSTVWGGRDSGVTGICPTGWHLPSIAEWKILETTVDPTTTNSGTKLMAKTGWTGAVGTDEFGFNSLPAGGYVSFTGYYAQGTANYFWSATEKDKGAVYGPYVYNGNTDLSTGSWNNKYRSTSVRCLAN; translated from the coding sequence ATGAACCCTCGCCATGTTCTTCAGGTCTTGCTCGCCGTCGCTCTGAGCGCGTCCGTCCGCGGGTATGCCGCTCCCGTCAACCTGTCGGGAACCATCTACGACAACGACACCAAACCCATGCCCGGGGTGGTGGTCTCCTTGGCTTTGGGAGGATTGAAGGACACAACAGGCGCCGATGGCAAGTGGTCCCTCGTTGGGGGCGGCACAAGCCAACTCGCACCCAAGACCGCACAGCCCCTCGCCAAATGGACCGGAAGCCAATTGCACTTGGACCTCGCGGCTCCCGCCCTGGTCGAGATGGATGCCTACGATGCGCGAGGCGCTCGGCTGGGGCGCGTGGCCCAACTGATGGTGGAGGCGGGCCCAAGAGACATCCCGGTGATGGCCTCCCGCTCGCTGGGCGCGCATTGGCTGCTCTTGACCATCGACGGCAGAAGACAGGTTCTGTCGACCGGAGGCCTGGCCACGATCCCCCAACAGGCATTGCCCGGCGCCCTGCGCAGCGCGGCGACCGATTCCGTGGAACAGATCGTCTACACCCTCCAGGGACAGCTCATCGCGACGGACACCGTGAAGAATCTGATCCAGTCGGGACTGGAGAAATGGATTCAGGAATTCAGCGTGAGCGGGACCGTGCTTGCGGATACCGGCGTCAATGTCGACAGCGTCTTCGCCTGGTTCGACGGCGGACGGATGACGGGGATGCAGCGCGCCCGGATGGGATACAACAAGGCCAATCTGGCCTATTCCGGACGCCTCTACACGGTGAAGAGCTTCACGGTCGTCCACAACTTCCGGGTGTGGTTGAACGTGATGGCCAACGGCAACCGCAAGACGGGCGTTTCGGACACCGTCGACTTTTCCAGCGATTTCGGCGACATCAACTTCATTCCCAAGTTCAGCGTCGGCAACGCCCTTCCCGCCGGCGACATCGCGGGCCCCTCCACGGGACTGGTGAACACCGAGATCGAGTACTCGGCCAACCTCACCAAAGCCGACGAGAAGATCGCGCACACCGAGTGGGACCTGGACGACGGCAACGGATTCCGCGCAGGCGGCACCCAGCAGAAGGCCAAGTGGCTCAAACCGGGGACCTACACCGTCAAGGCCAAGCTCACCGACATCGACAGCAACGTCACCACCTTCTCGAAGTCGGTGACCATCGCGAACTCTCCCACCATCATCTCGGGACTGCGCGATACCACGATCACCCCCGGCGACATCGTCACCTTCTCCTTGAATCTGTCGGATCCGGATGGAGTGGCGAAGGTCCTGTGGGATTTCGGCGACGGGGTCCAGGACAGCACCTTCGGCGGCACCACCCACCAGTTGAGCCACAACTTCCTGGGAGCCGACACCATCAAGGTGGGCACGACGCGCATCTACCAAGTCCAAGTGAAGGTTTTCGACAATCTCGGCGCGATCGCGAGCATGTCCGGAGTGGTTGCCGTGACCAACGACCGCCCCGTCGTCTCGGTGCGCGACACCACGGGCAAGGCCGATGAACTGATCACCTTCCGCGCCACCACCGCCGATCGCGGCAGGATCGTGATGATCGAATGGAGCGTGAACGGCACCACATTCATCCCCGGAGGCAAGGACACCACCTTGAAGATGCCATCGACGGCCACAGGAGACTTCCTTCTCTACGTGCGCGCCACCGACGAAGACGGCAATCCGTCGAAGGTCGACACGGTGAAGGTCGCGATGGAGAATTCCTTCACCGACTCCCGCGACGGGCAACGCTACAAGGTCGTCAAGATCGGCACCCAAACCTGGATGGCCCAATCCCTGGCCTTCTCCGACGAGGGCAAGCTGGGACTGTGCCCCGGTGGCACCCAGGCGGGATGCGACAAGTACGGCAGGCTCTACACCTGGCCCGAAGCGATGGCCATCGCCAAAGGCTTCGATTCCACGGTCTGGGGCGGCCGCGACTCGGGCGTGACCGGAATCTGTCCGACCGGCTGGCACCTGCCCTCCATCGCCGAATGGAAGATTCTCGAAACCACCGTCGACCCCACCACGACCAATTCCGGCACCAAGCTGATGGCCAAGACGGGCTGGACCGGCGCGGTGGGCACCGACGAATTCGGGTTCAACAGCCTTCCGGCAGGAGGCTACGTCTCCTTCACCGGCTACTACGCCCAGGGAACGGCCAACTACTTCTGGTCGGCCACGGAAAAGGACAAGGGAGCGGTCTATGGCCCCTATGTCTACAACGGGAACACCGACCTCAGCACGGGATCGTGGAACAACAAGTACCGGAGCACGAGTGTGAGGTGTTTGGCCAACTGA